One segment of Candidatus Eisenbacteria bacterium DNA contains the following:
- a CDS encoding sigma-54-dependent Fis family transcriptional regulator — protein sequence MRKLLIADDDVAVTNYLMVFLMQTERYEPTVINNSKDIPDLLEREVFDAILLDMDMPQLSGMDVLKLVHDKGLETPVIVLTGVNDVDLAVKALKLGAFDYLTKPVEDDYLLEVLDKAITQRALRTTIRQIPDRPRREDLAHEEAFAHLPTRSESMIQLFHQAEKMAAGDLNVFIFGERGVGKESMARAIHAASPRAKGPLVSVDVAAHDPERFAADFFGQAEDWKGEREVRPGFLEGASEGTLFINNVEELPRPVQIRLLRVMQKKEFYRESSTRTHAIDVRIIAASCHELGEEQFRDAFSPDLFHHLMVHSIRLIPLRERAEDIPVLAEHFLAQEAARQRKNIVGFEPRMLDLLVGYAFPGNLQELHDIIATSVINTEGDRIGVDTLSPYLRDRILAGGAEEEPFHARSLAEVEREHGEKTLRHFQGNRARAAAALGIDEESLRRILEGNGGG from the coding sequence ATGAGGAAGCTGCTGATCGCTGACGACGACGTGGCCGTCACGAATTATCTGATGGTCTTCCTGATGCAGACCGAGCGGTACGAGCCGACGGTCATCAACAACTCCAAGGATATTCCCGACCTGTTGGAGCGCGAGGTTTTCGACGCGATCCTGCTCGACATGGACATGCCCCAGCTCTCCGGCATGGACGTGCTGAAGCTGGTGCACGACAAAGGGCTGGAGACGCCGGTCATCGTGCTCACCGGCGTGAACGACGTGGACCTGGCGGTGAAGGCGCTCAAGCTGGGCGCCTTCGATTACCTGACCAAGCCGGTGGAGGACGACTATCTGCTGGAGGTGCTCGACAAGGCGATCACCCAGAGGGCCCTTCGCACCACGATCCGCCAGATCCCCGACCGGCCGCGCCGGGAGGACCTGGCCCATGAGGAAGCCTTCGCGCACCTCCCCACGCGGAGCGAGTCGATGATCCAGCTTTTCCACCAGGCCGAGAAGATGGCCGCCGGAGACCTGAACGTGTTCATCTTCGGCGAACGGGGGGTGGGGAAGGAGTCGATGGCGCGCGCGATTCACGCCGCCAGCCCCCGCGCGAAGGGCCCCCTCGTCTCGGTGGACGTGGCCGCCCACGATCCGGAGCGCTTCGCCGCCGATTTCTTCGGCCAGGCGGAGGACTGGAAGGGGGAGAGGGAGGTGAGGCCCGGCTTCTTGGAGGGCGCGTCCGAGGGGACCCTCTTCATCAACAACGTGGAGGAACTTCCCCGGCCGGTGCAGATCCGTCTCCTTCGGGTGATGCAGAAGAAGGAGTTCTACCGCGAGTCGAGCACCCGCACACACGCCATCGACGTCCGGATCATCGCCGCCTCCTGCCACGAACTGGGGGAGGAGCAGTTTCGGGACGCCTTTTCGCCGGACCTGTTCCATCACCTGATGGTGCACTCCATCCGCCTGATTCCCCTCCGGGAGAGGGCCGAGGACATTCCGGTTCTTGCGGAGCATTTCCTCGCCCAGGAGGCGGCGCGGCAGAGGAAGAACATCGTGGGCTTCGAGCCGCGGATGCTCGACCTGCTCGTCGGCTACGCCTTTCCGGGAAACCTGCAGGAGCTGCACGACATCATCGCCACTTCGGTTATCAACACCGAAGGGGACCGGATCGGCGTCGACACGCTCTCCCCCTATCTCCGGGATCGGATCCTCGCCGGCGGCGCGGAGGAGGAGCCCTTCCACGCCCGTTCTCTCGCGGAGGTGGAGCGGGAACACGGGGAGAAGACGCTTCGCCACTTCCAGGGGAACCGGGCGCGCGCGGCGGCCGCCCTCGGGATCGACGAGGAAAGCCTGCGGCGGATCCTGGAGGGAAACGGTGGCGGGTGA
- a CDS encoding PAS domain-containing protein yields MAITTENVFRLFDVSFDYLLVLDDGERVVHVSNMLARQCRLDRDGLIGRTLADILPPTPLEEFRRVLSRVRESESREVAFWKVCDRIPSIPLKGVSAETEDGVLYLFWGNRLAELDGLEGMTDWDKVERIKELSCLYAVAEWIEVSGSVAEFFEKFPEFMREGMKYPDRVAVFSSFLGREYGDRPEGLTIKSNLVVGNEVRGEIVVGYDTPDLEMLPEEQKLLNGITRILGVALDRKELADTLAAKREEMENQRRHLDKINSYLDGVVTGFEESKIRLETMFQAIPDKVAIIDRERNVIMTNREEVPPGSKCHKTFFDSDRPCLDCRLARIVREKAPITLEIRHDDNYYEVHALPIFGKDHDVNGIIEFYRDVTYKKTYEQQLQQADKLASLGQLVSGIGHEINNPNQFIRGNIKIFQQAMEDILPIVDEYQKSHPDLKVARLKYDFFRSHIMTLIQDMANGSERIKRIVEGLKRFARRDEGLLIDNVDVNTVINESARLVHNQVHKAADIELEPQREIPTFTGNAQKIEQVLINLIINASQAMPEDRRGLIRLITRSDEDFITIEVQDNGKGMGERTLNQIFDPFYTTKRAKGGTGLGLSIAYRIIEEHRGSISVSSKPDVGTTFTIRIPYKKKKADAAGKTDEEAADR; encoded by the coding sequence ATGGCGATTACCACCGAGAACGTCTTCCGCCTCTTCGACGTCAGCTTCGACTACCTGCTTGTTCTGGACGACGGCGAACGCGTGGTCCACGTGAGCAACATGCTCGCCCGGCAGTGCCGGCTCGACCGGGACGGCCTGATCGGCCGGACGCTCGCCGACATCCTCCCGCCCACTCCGCTCGAGGAGTTCCGCCGCGTTCTCTCCCGGGTGCGGGAGAGCGAGAGCCGGGAGGTGGCGTTCTGGAAGGTGTGCGACCGGATCCCCTCGATCCCCCTGAAGGGGGTCTCGGCGGAAACCGAGGACGGCGTGCTCTACCTCTTCTGGGGAAATCGCCTCGCCGAGTTGGACGGCTTGGAGGGGATGACGGACTGGGACAAAGTCGAGCGGATCAAGGAACTCTCCTGCCTCTACGCGGTGGCGGAGTGGATCGAGGTCTCCGGTTCGGTCGCGGAGTTCTTCGAGAAGTTTCCCGAGTTCATGCGGGAGGGGATGAAGTATCCGGACCGGGTGGCGGTCTTCTCTTCCTTCCTCGGCAGGGAGTACGGCGACCGTCCCGAGGGGCTCACCATCAAGAGCAACCTGGTGGTGGGGAATGAAGTCCGGGGCGAGATCGTGGTGGGCTACGACACGCCGGACCTGGAGATGCTTCCGGAGGAGCAGAAGCTGCTGAACGGGATCACCCGGATACTCGGCGTCGCGCTGGACCGGAAGGAACTGGCCGACACCCTCGCCGCCAAGCGGGAGGAGATGGAGAATCAGCGCCGGCACCTCGACAAGATCAATTCCTACCTCGACGGCGTGGTGACCGGCTTCGAGGAGTCCAAGATCCGCCTGGAAACGATGTTCCAGGCGATCCCCGACAAGGTGGCGATCATCGACCGCGAGAGGAACGTGATCATGACCAATCGGGAGGAGGTGCCGCCGGGGAGCAAGTGCCACAAGACCTTCTTCGACAGCGATCGCCCCTGCTTGGACTGCCGGCTCGCGCGCATCGTTCGGGAGAAGGCGCCGATCACTCTCGAGATCCGTCACGACGACAACTACTACGAAGTCCACGCCCTTCCCATCTTCGGGAAGGACCACGACGTGAACGGCATCATCGAGTTCTACAGGGACGTCACCTACAAGAAGACGTACGAGCAGCAGCTTCAGCAGGCGGACAAGCTCGCGTCGTTGGGACAGCTCGTCTCCGGCATCGGTCACGAGATCAACAACCCCAATCAGTTCATCCGTGGGAACATCAAGATCTTTCAGCAGGCGATGGAGGACATCCTTCCCATCGTGGACGAATATCAGAAAAGCCACCCGGACCTGAAGGTGGCCCGCCTGAAGTACGACTTCTTCCGCAGCCACATCATGACCCTCATCCAGGACATGGCGAACGGTTCGGAACGGATCAAGAGGATCGTGGAGGGGCTGAAGCGTTTCGCCAGGCGGGACGAAGGGCTCCTGATCGACAACGTGGACGTGAACACGGTGATCAACGAGAGCGCCCGGCTCGTTCACAACCAGGTGCACAAGGCGGCCGACATCGAACTGGAGCCGCAGAGGGAGATACCCACCTTCACCGGCAACGCCCAGAAGATCGAACAGGTGCTGATCAACCTGATCATCAACGCCAGCCAGGCGATGCCCGAGGACCGGCGCGGCCTGATTCGCCTGATCACCCGTTCGGACGAGGACTTCATCACGATCGAGGTGCAGGACAACGGGAAGGGAATGGGCGAGCGCACGCTGAACCAGATCTTCGACCCTTTCTACACGACCAAGCGCGCCAAGGGAGGGACCGGCCTCGGCCTCTCCATCGCCTACCGGATCATCGAGGAGCACCGGGGATCCATCTCCGTCTCCAGCAAGCCGGACGTGGGAACCACGTTCACCATTCGCATTCCGTACAAAAAGAAGAAGGCGGACGCCGCGGGGAAGACGGATGAGGAAGCTGCTGATCGCTGA
- a CDS encoding FAD-dependent oxidoreductase, translating into MVKVEINGRTVETQPGRTILDVVEEHGLDRIPTLCHSPELKPYGSCFVCVVEVEGRPNLLPACSTRVAEGMKIHTRNERVIRSRRTALELLLSNHYADCLSPCKLGCPAGVDAQGYIALAAMGQTRKAVDLIRETNPLPAICGRICVRKCEVVCRRQDVDSPVGINFVKRHVTDQPGVYNGNPEREPSKGKTVGIVGSGPAGLTAAWFLGRKGYDAVIYEAMEKTGGMLRYGIPEYRLPKDVLDREVEFITRAGVEIRTGVRVGGEVALEELRKKHDAVFLAPGAFRGKGMRVEHEFDTEGVVTGADFLVEKADRPEPVEGTVVVVGGGNTAMDVARTSWRLGAEKVILLYRRTKAEMPADPLEIEDCIREGIEILELAAPVGIVREGNRLKALRCIRMTLGEPDASGRRRPVPLEGSEFDLPCRLAVSAIGQEPILEDLLEKAGAEAPGVSRWKTFEVDTRTMRTNVEGLFAGGDAADDGPTVVIDAIRDGGRAARAIHAFLSGEELPAEPFAVRKEFWSKPGRVELGDVPESPRHHLQELDVEERRGNFREVAVGFEWEDVIHEQERCLSCGCVAFDDCKLREYAEEYGVDMERFAGQVRKHKTDDRHPYIIYDPNKCILCARCIRTCDRVLPISALGLTNRGFRTEMRPAMNDPLVQTSCISCGNCIDACPTGALEARLPFPGRSPFKAEREETHCGFCSIGCPITVRRISEDRYWIESSGKPGDYLCQYGRFGHELFIKGRRLIVPTVREGSRHRAVGFRDAYALAVEGLRGAAEHFGPESVAVFVSPELTNEELYLAGLVARDGLGTNNVGSIALMETGVRAATLDRSFGFTGSTADRSVLREADLILCNNTDTQAEHAVLSSEIVCAVKEGGARLVVSNSSPSPLDSLAALSLDPMRGRSAAFWNGVIQLGIDEGWLDREAIRAMPGGSDFLDDPHDYSLAAAAERSGVEAEKIREAARLVLHARRVVVIHSPDRSRDLAPGDVETLANLVLLLRGKGIPADLILPSMAANGAGVELSGADPAFAAGRAPAPALPGAKNREDLLRALREGRIRAALVVGEDPMGYNKTASYLGNVEFLAAVDWARTETTLFADVAIPGSTYLESEGTRVNFEGRAIRFQPAAAPLSGMKGWRVLRNLADHLGVSVPAVFPRIEGALWKAAREGLGDRLPFYLGDGDRSAWDGKGTLVIADVDATPYPRTPALTEIAQYKRDVHEVGLEHFRVGARRA; encoded by the coding sequence ATGGTGAAGGTCGAAATCAACGGACGGACCGTCGAGACCCAACCGGGTCGGACGATTCTCGATGTGGTGGAGGAGCACGGGCTGGACCGGATTCCCACCCTCTGCCACTCGCCCGAGCTGAAACCCTACGGCTCCTGCTTCGTCTGCGTCGTCGAGGTGGAGGGGAGGCCGAACCTGCTTCCCGCCTGCTCCACCCGCGTCGCGGAAGGGATGAAAATTCACACGCGAAACGAACGCGTGATCCGCTCCCGGCGCACGGCGCTGGAGCTGCTCCTCTCGAACCACTACGCCGACTGCCTCTCTCCCTGCAAGCTCGGCTGCCCCGCCGGCGTGGACGCGCAGGGGTATATCGCCCTGGCCGCCATGGGGCAAACCCGCAAGGCGGTGGACCTGATCCGCGAGACCAACCCCCTTCCGGCGATCTGCGGGCGGATCTGCGTGCGCAAGTGCGAGGTGGTCTGCCGCCGGCAGGACGTGGATTCCCCGGTGGGCATCAATTTCGTGAAGCGTCACGTCACCGATCAGCCCGGCGTCTACAACGGCAATCCGGAGAGGGAGCCCTCGAAGGGAAAAACCGTGGGTATCGTCGGCAGCGGACCGGCGGGGCTTACCGCCGCCTGGTTTCTCGGGCGAAAGGGGTACGACGCGGTCATCTACGAGGCGATGGAGAAGACCGGCGGCATGCTCCGATACGGCATCCCCGAGTACCGTCTTCCCAAGGATGTTCTCGACCGGGAGGTGGAGTTCATCACCCGCGCCGGCGTGGAGATCCGCACCGGCGTTCGCGTCGGCGGGGAAGTCGCGCTGGAAGAACTTCGGAAAAAGCACGACGCCGTTTTTCTCGCGCCCGGCGCTTTCCGCGGCAAGGGAATGCGGGTGGAACATGAATTCGACACCGAGGGCGTGGTCACCGGCGCGGACTTCCTCGTCGAGAAAGCGGACCGTCCCGAGCCGGTGGAGGGTACGGTGGTGGTGGTCGGCGGCGGAAACACGGCGATGGACGTGGCCCGCACATCCTGGCGCCTCGGCGCGGAGAAGGTGATCCTCCTCTACCGCCGCACCAAGGCGGAAATGCCCGCCGATCCTTTGGAGATCGAGGATTGCATCCGGGAGGGGATCGAAATCCTGGAGCTGGCCGCGCCGGTCGGCATCGTTCGGGAGGGGAATCGCCTGAAGGCGCTTCGCTGCATCCGGATGACGCTCGGCGAGCCGGACGCCTCCGGGCGGCGGCGCCCGGTCCCCCTGGAGGGCTCCGAGTTCGACCTCCCCTGCCGTCTCGCCGTATCCGCCATCGGCCAGGAACCGATCCTGGAGGATCTGTTGGAGAAGGCGGGGGCGGAGGCTCCGGGCGTCTCGCGGTGGAAAACCTTCGAGGTGGATACCCGAACCATGCGAACCAACGTGGAAGGTCTCTTCGCCGGCGGCGACGCCGCGGACGACGGCCCCACGGTGGTGATCGACGCGATCCGTGACGGCGGCCGGGCGGCCCGCGCGATCCACGCCTTCCTCTCCGGCGAGGAACTTCCGGCGGAGCCTTTCGCGGTCCGCAAGGAATTCTGGTCCAAGCCGGGCCGGGTGGAGCTGGGCGACGTCCCCGAGAGCCCGCGCCACCATCTCCAGGAGTTGGACGTGGAGGAGCGCCGGGGGAACTTCCGCGAGGTCGCGGTCGGATTCGAGTGGGAGGACGTGATCCACGAGCAGGAACGTTGCCTCTCCTGTGGGTGCGTCGCCTTCGACGACTGCAAGCTCCGGGAATACGCCGAGGAGTACGGCGTCGACATGGAGCGCTTCGCCGGCCAGGTGCGGAAGCACAAGACGGACGACCGCCATCCCTACATTATTTATGACCCGAACAAATGTATCCTCTGCGCCCGCTGCATCCGGACCTGCGACCGTGTGTTGCCGATCTCCGCGCTCGGCCTGACGAACCGGGGGTTCCGGACGGAGATGCGGCCGGCGATGAACGATCCTCTGGTGCAGACCAGCTGCATCAGTTGCGGAAACTGCATCGACGCCTGCCCCACCGGCGCGCTCGAGGCGAGGCTCCCCTTCCCGGGACGTTCTCCCTTCAAGGCGGAGCGGGAGGAGACCCACTGCGGCTTCTGCTCCATCGGCTGCCCCATCACGGTCCGGCGGATCAGCGAGGATCGGTATTGGATCGAATCCTCCGGTAAGCCCGGCGACTATCTCTGCCAGTACGGGCGTTTCGGTCATGAACTCTTCATCAAGGGGCGGCGCCTGATCGTTCCGACGGTGCGCGAAGGGAGCCGCCATCGCGCGGTGGGTTTCCGGGACGCCTACGCGCTCGCCGTGGAGGGTCTGCGCGGCGCGGCGGAACATTTCGGTCCCGAGTCGGTCGCCGTTTTCGTTTCGCCGGAGCTGACCAACGAGGAGCTGTACTTGGCCGGCCTCGTCGCCCGGGACGGGCTCGGCACGAACAACGTGGGATCCATCGCCCTGATGGAAACCGGGGTGCGCGCCGCGACGCTCGACCGCTCCTTCGGTTTCACGGGATCCACCGCGGATCGGAGCGTTCTCCGGGAGGCGGACCTGATCCTTTGCAACAACACGGACACCCAGGCGGAGCACGCCGTCCTCTCCAGCGAGATCGTTTGCGCCGTGAAGGAGGGGGGCGCCCGGCTCGTGGTCTCCAACTCCTCGCCGAGCCCGCTGGACAGCCTGGCGGCGCTCTCCCTCGACCCGATGCGCGGGAGGTCCGCGGCGTTCTGGAACGGCGTGATCCAGCTCGGCATCGATGAAGGATGGCTCGACCGGGAAGCGATCCGCGCCATGCCGGGCGGAAGCGATTTTCTCGACGATCCGCACGATTACTCCCTCGCCGCGGCGGCGGAGCGGAGCGGCGTGGAGGCGGAGAAGATTCGCGAGGCGGCCCGGCTCGTCCTACACGCGCGAAGGGTCGTCGTCATCCACAGCCCGGATCGCTCCCGGGATCTCGCGCCGGGGGACGTGGAAACGCTGGCGAACCTGGTCCTCCTCCTCCGCGGGAAGGGAATCCCGGCGGACCTGATTCTCCCCTCCATGGCGGCGAACGGCGCCGGCGTGGAGCTTTCCGGCGCCGATCCCGCCTTCGCGGCGGGGCGCGCCCCCGCGCCCGCCCTGCCGGGCGCGAAGAACCGTGAAGACCTCCTCCGCGCGCTCCGGGAGGGGCGGATCCGAGCGGCCCTCGTCGTCGGCGAGGATCCGATGGGATACAACAAGACCGCGTCCTATCTGGGGAACGTGGAGTTTCTCGCCGCGGTCGATTGGGCGCGGACCGAGACGACCCTCTTCGCGGACGTGGCGATTCCGGGGAGCACCTACCTGGAGAGCGAGGGAACGCGGGTGAACTTCGAGGGGCGGGCGATCCGGTTCCAGCCGGCCGCGGCGCCTCTTTCGGGCATGAAGGGTTGGCGCGTGCTCCGCAATCTGGCGGATCATCTCGGCGTCTCCGTGCCCGCCGTGTTCCCGAGGATCGAGGGAGCCTTATGGAAGGCGGCGCGCGAGGGTCTCGGCGACAGGCTCCCCTTCTATCTCGGCGACGGTGATCGCTCCGCCTGGGACGGGAAAGGGACGCTGGTCATCGCCGACGTGGACGCCACGCCCTACCCGAGGACGCCGGCGCTCACCGAGATCGCCCAGTACAAACGGGACGTCCACGAAGTGGGGCTGGAGCACTTCCGCGTGGGCGCCCGCCGGGCCTAG
- a CDS encoding NADH-quinone oxidoreductase subunit NuoF, translated as MCKILVGMSTCGMSAGARDVYRRLEEILGASGAGTELTYTGCIGMCYREPLVEIRENGSRTIYGDVDPTRAEEIVERHVKGGEVLEEYLVYRVEEGKEPSGAESNFLARQERIVLRNCGVINPERIEDYEAAGGYEATRKALLEMKPEEILSEMKESGLRGRGGAGFPTGLKWSFAAGYDSDVKYVICNADEGDPGAFMDRSVLEGDPHAVLEGMIVCARAIGASKGFIYCRAEYPLAIKRLEIAIAAARAKGYLGGNILGSGFSFDIVIKQGAGAFVCGEETALFASIEGERGMPRIRPPFPAEAGVWGKPTNNNNVETYANVPWIITRGAAAYRRFGTEKSPGTKVFALAGKIRHGGLVEVPMGMTIEEILFDIGGGIRGDREFKAVQMGGPSGGCIPSHLKETPVDFEHIPATGAIMGSGGMVVMDDTTCMVDMARFFLDFTQEESCGKCTFCRIGTLRMLEILERIVNGEGTEEDIEKLGELGGRIKEASLCGLGQTAPNPVLSTIRYYRDEYEAHIRDHRCPAKSCALLVTYNIDPEKCVGCGLCAKNCPVDAIAGEPKKTYVIDHEICVKCGKCITSCTFGAVYKD; from the coding sequence ATGTGTAAGATCCTGGTCGGCATGAGCACCTGCGGCATGTCCGCGGGGGCTCGGGACGTGTACCGGCGGTTGGAGGAGATCCTCGGCGCGAGCGGCGCCGGGACGGAACTCACCTACACCGGCTGTATCGGCATGTGTTATCGGGAGCCGCTGGTGGAGATCCGGGAGAACGGCTCCCGCACCATCTACGGCGACGTGGACCCCACGCGGGCGGAGGAGATCGTCGAGCGCCACGTGAAGGGGGGCGAGGTCCTCGAGGAGTACCTCGTGTACCGTGTCGAGGAGGGGAAGGAGCCCTCCGGCGCGGAGAGCAATTTCCTCGCCCGGCAGGAGAGGATCGTTCTCCGCAACTGTGGCGTGATCAACCCGGAGAGGATCGAGGACTACGAGGCGGCGGGCGGATACGAGGCGACCCGGAAGGCGCTCTTGGAGATGAAGCCCGAGGAGATCCTTTCGGAGATGAAAGAATCCGGCCTCCGCGGGCGCGGCGGCGCCGGTTTTCCCACCGGCCTGAAGTGGTCTTTCGCCGCCGGTTACGATTCGGACGTGAAATACGTGATCTGCAACGCCGACGAGGGGGACCCCGGCGCCTTCATGGACCGCTCCGTCCTGGAGGGGGATCCCCACGCGGTGCTGGAGGGGATGATCGTCTGCGCCCGCGCCATCGGCGCGTCGAAGGGTTTCATCTACTGCCGCGCCGAATACCCTCTCGCCATCAAGCGGCTCGAGATCGCCATCGCCGCCGCCCGGGCGAAGGGATACCTGGGCGGGAACATCCTCGGCTCGGGCTTTTCCTTCGACATCGTCATCAAACAGGGGGCGGGGGCTTTCGTCTGCGGCGAGGAAACGGCCCTCTTCGCCTCCATCGAGGGGGAGAGGGGGATGCCCCGCATCCGACCCCCCTTCCCGGCCGAAGCGGGCGTGTGGGGGAAGCCGACGAACAACAACAACGTGGAAACCTACGCCAACGTCCCCTGGATCATCACCCGCGGCGCCGCGGCGTACCGCCGTTTCGGCACCGAGAAGAGCCCCGGCACCAAGGTCTTCGCCCTGGCGGGGAAGATCCGCCACGGCGGGTTGGTGGAGGTGCCCATGGGGATGACCATCGAGGAGATCCTCTTCGACATCGGCGGCGGCATCCGGGGGGATCGGGAGTTCAAGGCGGTGCAGATGGGCGGCCCTTCGGGCGGCTGCATCCCTTCGCACTTGAAGGAAACGCCCGTCGATTTCGAACACATCCCCGCCACCGGCGCCATCATGGGTTCCGGCGGCATGGTGGTGATGGACGACACCACCTGCATGGTGGACATGGCCCGCTTCTTTCTCGATTTCACGCAGGAGGAGTCCTGCGGCAAGTGCACCTTCTGTCGGATCGGAACGCTGCGGATGCTGGAGATCCTGGAAAGAATCGTGAACGGCGAAGGGACCGAGGAGGACATCGAGAAGCTCGGCGAGCTGGGCGGCCGGATCAAGGAGGCGAGCCTCTGCGGTCTCGGCCAGACCGCCCCGAACCCGGTGCTCAGCACGATCCGCTATTACCGGGACGAGTACGAGGCGCACATCCGGGACCACCGTTGTCCCGCCAAGAGCTGCGCGCTGCTCGTCACCTACAACATCGATCCGGAGAAGTGCGTCGGCTGCGGGCTCTGCGCCAAGAACTGCCCGGTCGACGCCATCGCCGGCGAACCGAAGAAGACCTACGTGATCGATCACGAGATCTGCGTCAAGTGCGGGAAGTGCATCACCTCCTGTACTTTCGGCGCGGTTTATAAAGACTAG
- the nuoE gene encoding NADH-quinone oxidoreductase subunit NuoE — translation MSHPESDFSYHLWRYDGAPGELIPLLQSAQDHFGYIPRRAIQYISGVTKIPESKIYGVITFYSQFRLQPMGRHVVRLCCGTACHVAGAQTLLQTIQDELGVEVNGTTEDGAFTLSTVACIGCCSLAPVMMVNDETYGKLTPASARKILKTIRREERKKTAGETAAAGA, via the coding sequence ATGTCTCATCCGGAATCGGATTTCAGCTATCACCTTTGGCGGTACGACGGCGCCCCCGGCGAGCTGATCCCGCTTCTGCAATCGGCGCAGGACCATTTCGGTTACATCCCCCGGCGCGCCATTCAGTACATCTCCGGGGTCACCAAAATCCCCGAGTCGAAGATCTACGGGGTGATCACCTTCTACAGCCAGTTCCGCCTCCAACCGATGGGCCGGCACGTGGTCCGTCTCTGCTGCGGAACCGCCTGCCACGTGGCGGGGGCGCAGACCTTGCTGCAGACGATCCAGGACGAGCTGGGCGTCGAGGTGAACGGGACCACCGAGGACGGCGCCTTCACGCTTTCCACCGTCGCCTGTATCGGCTGCTGTTCCCTCGCCCCCGTGATGATGGTCAACGACGAAACCTACGGCAAGCTGACCCCGGCCTCGGCTCGCAAGATCCTGAAAACGATCCGCCGCGAGGAGCGGAAGAAGACCGCCGGGGAAACCGCGGCGGCCGGCGCCTGA
- a CDS encoding response regulator has product MSRRVLIIDDEAEIRRNLTVGLTQEGFTCTACPDGISAIHELHASREKGIGYGYLITDIFMPDIDGLKILKVIKAEFPDLPVLVITGFGNEMLEQTALAELNTGFLDKPFEISDLVKALGELTPGSTTALPAKEDAAEGEIRETMSGYVTLRITEPDRDMEIYGELYRMEGIASCDAVRGDVDIILLLQAGSEEEMKTLYDRVASVKGVEAVSLSRVERPKLDRDVGDFIEVYRKAVKEADLEKMPSLSGTRSYVIVDIDRESIQQVFTTFFFLDEVFLCDIIDGGSKLIGIISEKGAFGKTPRIVERLSQIDGVLRVKEAKIIKLLDF; this is encoded by the coding sequence GTGAGTCGAAGAGTACTGATCATCGACGATGAGGCGGAAATCCGCCGGAACCTGACGGTGGGTCTGACCCAGGAGGGGTTCACTTGCACCGCCTGCCCGGACGGAATTTCCGCGATCCACGAGTTGCACGCGTCGCGGGAGAAGGGGATCGGGTACGGCTACCTGATCACGGACATCTTCATGCCCGACATCGACGGTCTCAAGATCCTGAAGGTGATCAAGGCCGAGTTCCCGGATCTGCCCGTGCTGGTCATCACCGGCTTCGGCAACGAGATGCTCGAGCAGACCGCGCTTGCGGAACTCAACACGGGTTTCCTCGACAAACCCTTTGAAATCTCCGATCTGGTGAAGGCGCTCGGCGAGCTGACTCCGGGAAGCACCACCGCCCTGCCGGCCAAGGAGGACGCGGCGGAGGGAGAGATCCGGGAGACCATGAGCGGCTACGTGACGCTCCGGATCACCGAGCCGGACCGAGACATGGAGATCTACGGCGAACTCTACCGGATGGAGGGAATCGCCTCCTGCGACGCGGTCCGCGGCGACGTGGATATCATTCTGCTGCTCCAGGCGGGATCGGAAGAAGAGATGAAGACCCTCTACGATCGGGTGGCGTCCGTGAAGGGCGTGGAGGCGGTCTCTCTCTCCCGAGTGGAGCGTCCCAAGCTCGATCGAGACGTGGGCGATTTCATCGAGGTCTACCGCAAAGCGGTGAAAGAGGCGGATCTCGAGAAAATGCCCAGCCTCTCCGGCACCCGCTCCTACGTGATCGTGGACATCGATCGGGAGTCGATCCAGCAAGTCTTCACGACCTTTTTCTTTCTCGATGAAGTTTTTCTCTGCGACATCATCGACGGCGGCTCTAAGCTGATCGGCATCATCTCCGAGAAGGGCGCCTTCGGGAAGACGCCCCGCATCGTGGAGCGCCTGAGCCAGATCGACGGCGTGCTTCGGGTGAAGGAAGCGAAGATCATTAAATTGCTCGATTTCTAA